A window from Dama dama isolate Ldn47 chromosome 11, ASM3311817v1, whole genome shotgun sequence encodes these proteins:
- the LOC133065278 gene encoding olfactory receptor 1L8-like, which translates to MERLNQTSSVSEFILLGLSSQPEDQKPLFILFLIIYLVTITGNLLIILAIHSDSQLHTPMYFFLSCLSFIDICFTTTIVPRMLVNFLSHKTISYAGCLTQMYFIYALGNTDSWLLVVMAFDRYVAICDPFHYVTTMSHCRCVLLVTFSCSLPHLHSLLHTLLLNQVTFCDSNIIHHFLCDFSPLVKLSCSSTFINEIVMMIEGSVFLVTPFLCITFSYIQILLAVLKIPSAAGKCKAFSTCGSHLTVVTLFYGSIFYVYLQPVSTYTVRDHMATIVYTVLTSTLNPFIYSLRNTDLKQGLRKLVVRRKP; encoded by the coding sequence ATGGAAAGACTCAACCAAACCAGCAGTGTCTCTGAATTCATCCTCCTGGGACTCTCCTCCCAGCCTGAGGACCAGAAGCCactcttcatcctcttcctcatCATATACCTGGTCACCATAACAGGGAATCTGCTCATCATCCTGGCCATCCACTCTGACTCCCAACTGCACACCCCcatgtatttcttcttgagtTGCCTGTCTTTCATTGACATTTGCTTCACAACAACCATTGTCCCCAGGATGCTGGTGAACTTCCTGTCACATAAGACCATCTCCTATGCTGGGTGCCTTACCcagatgtattttatatatgcctTGGGAAACACTGACAGTTGGCTTCTAGTAGTCATGGCCTttgaccgctacgtggccatctgtgACCCCTTCCACTATGTCACCACCATGAGCCACTGCCGCTGTGTCCTGCTGGTGACCTTCTCCTGCTCACTGCCTCACCTCCACTCACTCCTACATACACTTCTGCTGAATCAGGTCACTTTCTGTGACTCTAATATTATCCACCACTTCCTCTGTGACTTCAGCCCTCTGGTGAAATTGTCCTGCTCCTCCACATTTATCAACGAAATCGTCATGATGATAGAAGGATCTGTTTTTTTGGTGACTCCTTTTCTATGCATTACTTTTTCTTATATACAAATCCTCCTTGCAGTTCTCAAAATTCCCTCAGCTGCTGGGAAATGCAAAGCCTTCTCCACGTGTGGGTCTCACCTCACTGTGGTAACACTCTTTTATGGAAGCATCTTCTATGTCTATTTACAGCCTGTATCCACCTACACCGTCAGGGACCACATGGCTACAATTGTCTACACAGTTTTAACGTCCACCCTCAATCCCTTTATCTACAGCCTGAGAAACACAGACTTGAAACAGGGCCTGAGGAAGCTGGTGGTTAGAAGGAAACCATAG
- the LOC133065279 gene encoding olfactory receptor 1L8-like: MERLNQTSSVSEFILLGLSSRPEDQKPLFILFLIIYLVTITGNLLIILAICSDPQLHTPMYFFLSVLSFTDVCFTTTIVPRMLVNFLSHKTISYAGCLTQMYFIYALGNTDSCLLATMAYDHYVAICDPFHYVTTMSHRCCVLLVAFSCSLPHFHSLLHVLLLNQLTFCDSNVIHHFLCDISPLMKLSCSPTFVNEIVIMTEGPVLLVTPFLFITFSYIRILIAVLKISSTSGKRKAFSTCGSHLTVVTLFYGSIFYVYLQPVSTYTVRDHVATIVYTVLSSTLNPFIYSLRNKDLNQGLRKLLGRRKPQAAPP, from the coding sequence ATGGAAAGACTCAACCAAACCAGCAGTGTCTCTGAGTTCATCCTCCTGGGACTCTCCTCCCGGCCTGAGGACCAGAAGCCactcttcatcctcttcctcatCATATACCTGGTCACCATAACAGGGAACCTGCTCATCATCCTGGCCATCTGCTCTGACCCCCAACTGCACACCCCCATGTATTTCTTCTTAAGTGTTCTGTCTTTCACTGACGTTTGCTTCACAACAACCATTGTCCCCAGGATGCTGGTGAACTTCCTGTCACATAAGACCATCTCCTATGCTGGATGCCTTACCcagatgtattttatatatgcctTGGGAAACACTGACAGCTGCCTTCTGGCAACCATGGCCTATGAccactatgtggccatctgtgacCCCTTCCACTATGTCACCACCATGAGTCACCGCTGCTGTGTCCTGCTGGTGGCCTTCTCCTGCTCACTGCCTCACTTCCACTCACTCCTACACGTACTTCTGCTGAATCAGCTCACCTTCTGTGACTCTAATGTTATCCATCATTTTCTCTGTGACATCAGCCCTCTGATGAAATTGTCCTGCTCCCCCACATTTGTCAACGAAATTGTGATAATGACGGAAGGACCTGTTCTTTTGGTGACCCCCTTTCTATTCATTACTTTCTCTTATATACGAATCCTCATTGCAGTTCTCAAAATTTCCTCAACTTCTGGGAAACGCAAAGCCTTCTCCACGTGTGGTTCACACCTCACTGTGGTAACACTCTTTTATGGAAGCATCTTCTATGTCTATCTACAGCCTGTGTCCACCTACACCGTCAGGGACCATGTGGCTACAATTGTCTACACAGTTCTGTCCTCCACGCTCAATCCTTTTATCTACAGCCTAAGAAACAAAGACCTGAATCAGGGTCTGAGGAAGCTTCTGGGCAGGAGGAAACCCCAGGCAGCACCCCCTTGA
- the LOC133065280 gene encoding olfactory receptor 1L8-like gives MERLNQTSSVSEFILLGLSSRPEDQKPLFILFLIIYLVTITGNLLIILAIHSDPQLHTPMYFFLSVLSFTDVCFTTTIVPRMLVNFLSHKTISYAGCLTQMYFIYALGNTDSCLLAVMAFDRYVAICDPFHYVTTMSHRCCVLLVAFSCSLPHFHSLLHTLLLNQLTFCDSNVIHNFLCDLSPLIKLSCSPTFVNEIVILIEGSFILVTPFLCITFSYIQILVAVLKIPSTSGKRKAFSTCGSHLTVVTLFYGSIFYVYLQPVSTYTVRDHVATIVYTVLSSMLNPFIYSLRNKDLNQGLRKLLGRRKPQTTPS, from the coding sequence ATGGAAAGACTCAACCAAACCAGCAGTGTCTCTGAATTCATCCTCCTGGGACTCTCCTCCCGGCCTGAGGACCAGAAGCCactcttcatcctcttcctcatCATATACCTGGTCACCATAACAGGGAACCTGCTCATCATCCTGGCCATCCACTCTGACCCCCAACTGCACACCCCCATGTATTTCTTCTTAAGTGTTCTGTCTTTCACTGACGTTTGCTTCACAACAACCATTGTCCCCAGGATGCTGGTGAACTTCCTGTCACATAAGACCATCTCCTATGCTGGATGCCTTACCcagatgtattttatatatgcctTGGGAAACACTGACAGCTGCCTTCTGGCAGTCATGGCctttgaccgctatgtggccatctgtgacCCCTTCCACTATGTCACCACCATGAGTCACCGCTGCTGTGTCCTGCTGGTGGCCTTCTCCTGCTCACTGCCTCACTTCCACTCACTCCTACACACACTTCTGCTGAATCAGCTCACCTTCTGTGACTCTAATGTTATCCATAACTTTCTCTGTGACCTCAGCCCTCTAATAAAATTGTCCTGCTCCCCCACATTTGTCAACGAAATTGTGATATTGATAGAAGGATCTTTTATTTTAGTGACCCCTTTCCTATGCATTACTTTCTCTTATATACAAATCCTTGTTGCAGTTCTTAAAATTCCCTCAACTTCTGGGAAACGCAAAGCCTTCTCCACATGTGGCTCGCACCTCACTGTGGTAACACTCTTTTATGGAAGCATCTTCTATGTCTATCTACAGCCTGTGTCCACCTACACCGTCAGGGACCACGTGGCTACAATTGTCTACACAGTTCTGTCCTCCATGCTCAATCCTTTTATCTACAGCCTAAGAAACAAAGACCTGAATCAGGGTCTGAGGAAGCTGCTGGGCAGGAGGAAACCCCAGACAACACCCTCTTGA